In Dysidea avara chromosome 3, odDysAvar1.4, whole genome shotgun sequence, a single window of DNA contains:
- the LOC136250193 gene encoding dynein intermediate chain 3, ciliary-like, which produces MEIQYVYTKKRSEFGRQANFSDKSAEINFDVPPDDTLLDQYVERNPCDLGIQCAGDMSEHEVNTERYETENRGMNHVEGGWPKDINPAEVEQTIRYRKKVEKDEVYIQTILNLGRKMEHYIKQNNVIDIYEEYFDDSSERFGDEPPSAKTINILRDPNDVPRSVAHVSWYPDGTRKLAAAYAMLEFQKSPLGMCLDSYIWEVDNPNKPETVLKPSSPMLCLEYNPKDPHLLIGGYQNGQIALFDTRKGSHPLETSPVEHSHKDPVHKVIFPSSKTGSDVFSTSTDGMVFLWDIRKLVEPVEAIPLDFEKTGRLLGGISLEFESTMPTKFMVGTEQSVVLSCNRKAKTPAEKIVGQFVGHHGPINALQRNPFYPKQFLSVGDWAFRIWSEDCKECPIMWSPYHKAYLTDGCWSPTRPGVFYVTKMDGTLDIWDLVFKQKSPTITLQVCDDTLHSIRMHDSGKLVACGSQQGNITLLELSSSLSAPQQNEKNLINMIFEREVKREKILEGRRREMKLKLKQQGAAAAGGGGGDQGGDDEEGDPVVKAEEDFWNNISQARKDFAAKEKKRAEASGVTKSQPTPIPEEGVEPSAMNEAKPEVSAPVDDGGGSSENKENTS; this is translated from the exons ATGGAGATACAATACGTGTACACAAAGAAGAGAAGCGAATTCGGAAGACAGGCTAACTTTTCTGATAAAAGTGCTGAAATAAATTTTGACGTACCGCCAGACGACACGTTGCTAGATCAATATGTGGAGCGGAACCCGTGTGACCTAGGCATTCAGTGTGCAGGGGACATGTCCGAACATGAA GTGAATACTGAGAGATACGAGACAGAGAATAGAGGGATGAATCACGTGGAGGGTGGATGGCCCAAGGATATTAATCCTGCAGAAGTGGAGCAGACCATCAGATATCGTAAGAAAGTGGAGAAGGATGAAGTCTACATTCAAACAATATTAAATCTTGGCAGG AAAATGGAGCACTATATTAAGCAGAACAATGTGATTGATATTTATGAGGAATACTTTGATGATTCAAGTGAAAGATTTGGTGATGAGCCACCCTCGGCCAAGACTATTAATATCTTGAG AGACCCCAATGATGTGCCGCGCAGTGTTGCTCACGTTTCATGGTATCCTGATGGAACCAGAAAATTAGCTGCAGCATATGCTATGTTAGAGTTTCAAAAATCTCCACTAGGAATGTGTCTTGACTCGTACATCTGGGAAGTTGATAATCCAAACAAACCAGAGACTGTATTAAAGCCATCATCACCAATGTTGTGTCTAGAGTATAACCCCAAAGATCCTCATTTATTGATTGGTGGATACCAGAATGGTCAAATTG CATTGTTTGACACAAGAAAAGGATCGCATCCATTAGAAACATCTCCAGTAGAGCATAGTCACAAAGACCCTGTTCATAAAGTTATTTTCCCGTCCTCAAAAACAG GATCTGATGTGTTTTCAACATCCACCGATGGTATGGTGTTTCTGTGGGACATTCGTAAACTAGTTGAACCAGTGGAAGCCATCCCCTTGGATTTTGAGAAGACTGGACGGTTACTTGGTGGTATATCATTAGAATTTGAATCTACTATG CCTACTAAATTTATGGTTGGCACAGAGCAAAGTGTTGTGCTGTCTTGTAATCGTAAGGCCAAGACACCTGCAGAGAAAATTGTGGGACAATTTGTTGGTCATCATGGGCCTATAAATGCTCTGCAGAGAAATCCTTTCTATCCAAAGCAGTTTCTGTCTGTTGGAGACTGGGCATTCCGG ATCTGGTCAGAAGATTGCAAGGAATGTCCTATAATGTGGAGCCCTTACCATAAGGCATACCTCACAGATGGATGTTGGAGTCCTACTAGACCTGGTGTATTCTATGTCACTAAAATGGATGGTACCCTTGACATCTGGGACCTCGTGTTCAAGCAGAAAAGCCCAACTATCACACTGCAG GTATGCGATGATACACTACACTCCATTAGGATGCATGACAGTGGCAAACTTGTGGCATGTGGCTCACAACAAGGCAACATCACATTGCTGGAGCTCTCTTCATCTCTATCTGCTCCACAACAAAATGAGAAGAACCTCATCAACATG ATATTTGAAAGAGAGGTGAAAAGAGAGAAGATCTTAGAAGGACGTCGGAGGGAGATGAAGCTAAAATTGAAGCAGCAGGGAGCAGCTGCAGCAGGTGGAGGTGGAGG TGATCAAGGTGGTGATGATGAAGAAGGTGACCCAGTGGTTAAAGCAGAAGAAGACTTCTGGAATAACATCAGTCAGGCTCGTAAAGACTTTGCTGCTAAGGAAAAGAAGAGGGCAGAGGCCAGTGGAGTGACAAAGTCACAACCTACTCCAATCCCTGAGGAAGGGGTAGAGCCATCAGCAATGAATGAAGCTAAACCTGAA GTATCTGCACCTGTGGATGATGGGGGAGGATCTAGTGAAAACAAAGAGAACACTTCATAA
- the LOC136250199 gene encoding uncharacterized protein translates to MKIYFFPKFCVTGLCIVLAASISLVAGNAPTCTSSQNEDTLVLSEELAQIVTPNDGDAPLNVEAYPFDFQFNHPLCIVDGTCRALLAKFDNGQKHFWTPSIGHPQFYLLNNESNMVISSKSELHGENCFNFFPVTDQTIGTLCLRTTPYEYLIVPYKINISNSDVRDYRLGIELHINIDDHSPFINLYDDRGTVVLYITYAEHLSSYKLVVIRYHFEGYVVIDIPSVCARPRDLKPIGEYDAVIRCENGTVLYYNGDNLALSKLPNGNIEIVSSCVNSSSFVMIQDMNNIFFNDSRSGEVYVISINTSGLEPLLHTITSAVCYCSGSDIDFYFTASGESSNIYQINLEDIVTASSKSSTIPKVLEPANSNRPMSYKLYIDGSILWGKQILSNNDIRIFLYDLVTQKRGRASITSGSPVFVFQYSTSQCNVVQIIDVIPPPNKDERTSSSVQTGTLISIIVPTLVFVFVTVIIVAVAIVVIHHQRKIRHSQRRASLEMETIERTHQIEENSSTDSSNAALLRERYHTVTPPPSPLPPPANHPVQQDDIREGEMVAASNGAPVSQAQAEDKARQLRIADEIVERDTEMTVLPD, encoded by the exons ATGAAGATTTACTTTTTTCCTAAGTTTTGCGTGACTGGACTCTGCATAGTACTGGCGGCAAGTATTT CACTAGTAGCTGGAAATGCACCTACATGCACTTCCAGTCAGAATGAAGATACATTGGTCTTAAGTGAAGAACTTGCTCAAATAGTGACTCCTAATGATGGAGATGCCCCACTAAATGTGGAAGCCTATCCATTTGACTTTCAGTTTAATCACCCCCTGTGTATTGTTGATGGAACATGCAGGGCTCTTTTAGCCAAATTTGATAATGGACAGAAACATTTCTGGACTCCCAGTATAGGCCATCCCCAATTCTATCTGTTAAACAACGAGTCTAACATGGTCATCAGTTCTAAGTCAGAATTGCATGGGGAAAACTGCTTTAATTTCTTTCCAGTCACTGATCAAACCATTGGAACTCTTTGCCTTCGTACAACTCCATATGAATATTTGATTGTTCCATACAAGATTAATATTAGTAATAGTGATGTTCGTGATTATCGACTTGGAATCGAGTTACACATCAATATTGATGATCATTCACCTTTTATCAATCTCTATGATGACAGAGGAACTGTTGTACTCTACATCACTTATGCTGAACACTTATCATCTTACAAGCTAGTTGTCATTCGTTATCACTTTGAAGGCTATGTAGTTATAGATATTCCTTCTGTATGTGCACGTCCCCGTGATCTAAAACCCATCGGAGAATATGATGCTGTAATAAGGTGTGAAAATGGgacagtattgtattacaatggGGATAACTTAGCTCTATCTAAACTACCAAATGGTAACATTGAAATAGTGAGCAGTTGTGTCAATTCTTCTTCATTTGTCATGATACAAGATATGAACAATATCTTTTTCAATGACTCAAGATCAGGTGAAGTGTATGTGATATCCATCAACACCAGTGGGCTTGAACCACTCCTACATACAATCACATCAGCAGTGTGCTACTGTAGTGGCAGTGACATTGATTTTTACTTTACTGCTAGTGGAGAAAGCAGTAATATTTACCAGATCAATTTGGAAGACATTGTTACAGCTAGTAGCAAAAGTTCCACAATTCCAAAAGTATTGGAACCTGCAAACAGCAACAGACCAATGAGCTACAAATTATACATTGATGGTTCGATCCTATGGGGCAAGCAGATACTATCTAATAATGATATTAGAATATTTCTCTATGATTTGGTTACCCAGAAGAGAGGCAGAGCATCCATTACCAGTGGGTCCCCAGTGTTTGTATTTCAATACAGTACTTCACAGTGTAATGTGGTTCAAATTATTGATGTGATTCCGCCTCCTAACAAAGACGAAAGAACATCATCAAGTGTGCAGACTGGCACATTAATATCCATCATAGTGCCAACTCTagtttttgtatttgtaacaGTGATCATTGTTGCAGTTGCAATTGTTGTAATTCACCATCAAAGAAAGATTAGGCACAGTCAAAGAAGAGCATCTTT GGAGATGGAAACTATAGAAAGAACTCATCAAATTGAG GAGAACAGCTCAACGGACAGCAGTAATGCTGCTTTACTGAGAGAAAGATATCATACAGTAACACCACCACCATCTCCATTACCACCACCTGCTAATCATCCAGTCCAACAGGATGATATACGGGAAGGTGAGATGGTGGCTGCTTCAAACGGGGCTCCTGTCAGTCAGGCACAAGCTGAAGATAAAGCGAGGCAACTCAGAATTGCTGATGAAATAGTTGAGAGAGATACGGAAATGACTGTACTTCCAGACTAG
- the LOC136250194 gene encoding tRNA wybutosine-synthesizing protein 5-like → MSKKSSKADAQKARRRCNGTIVVIVTVLVALISYVLYNVLIGAHPAEILSLPTPQKVGRYKMNISTSYREIADQRRPCVLTGTIVDRWRARTEWSTEFLKKRIPHVMAYRQESQRIFTTFHDGKPLEPLVNEKWEDYNIKVNTTLEIVLGKPGLDAVEQGPYLYYSEKVADLKRSVFQNILDYIQPIKDLILSEESVQVNLWVGRKGIVTNTHYDMTYNFFVQLQGKKHFTLFPPNAQLYLYPCLHPHYGHSQVDILSPDLTKYPLYSNASVYTAVLGPGDMLTVPPFWLHHVETLEESVSVNVWSDSPEYATINDIYSKPIPFEEEWGLHDRVFALRIYLGILLTSLTNDDPEIFLLQLTKQRYEWLVLSGNIHVNRIVLSQLRMLCNSEDTDSYKHEDRDKLVKKFKENVARIAPLFNELSKHGTCELLIGNYIEHLVHTVLGIDYVFAYLSNCYSTL, encoded by the exons ATGAGCAAGAAAAGCAGCAAGGCTGACGCACAAAAGGCACGAAGAAGATGTAACGGAACTATTGTGGTGATTGTCACCGTACTAGTAGCGTTGATAAGTTACGTTCTCTACAATGTTTTAATTGGAGCCCACCCCGCTGAGATCCTCAGCCTTCCTACACCACAGAAGGTTGGCAGATATAAAATGAACATCTCCACGAGTTACCG AGAAATAGCTGATCAACGCCGGCCTTGTGTTCTAACAGGGACAATAGTTGACAG ATGGAGGGCCCGTACTGAATGGAGTACTGAGTTCTTAAAGAAGAGGATTCCACATGTCATGGCATATCG CCAGGAGTCACAGCGTATATTCACTACATTTCATGACGGCAAGCCACTGGAGCCATTAGTCAATGAGAAATGGGAGGACTACAATATCAAAGTGAATACCACGCTGGAGATTGTTTTGGGTAAG CCAGGACTAGATGCTGTGGAGCAAGGACCTTATCTTTATTACAGTGAGAAAGTGGCTGATTTGAAaag ATCAGTGTTTCAAAACATTCTGGACTACATCCAACCAATTAAAGATTTAATTTTAAGTGAAGAAAGCGTCCAG GTTAATTTATGGGTTGGTCGTAAAGGCATTGTCACAAATACTCATTACGACATGACGTACAATTTCTTTGTGCAACTTCAGGGCAAGAAACACTTCACACTTTTCCCTCCTAATGCCCAACTCTACTTGTACCCTTGTTTACATCCG CACTACGGACACAGTCAAGTAGATATTCTCAGTCCAGACCTCACCAAGTATCCTCTATATAGCAA TGCTTCTGTCTACACTGCTGTGCTTGGTCCAGGAGACATGTTAACTGTCCCACCGTTTTGGCTGCACCATGTTGAGACCTTGGAAGAAAGTGTATCAGTAAATGTGTGGAGTGATTCCCCTGAATATGCTACCATCAATGACAT ATACTCCAAGCCAATTCCTTTTGAGGAAGAATGGGGGTTGCATGACCGTGTGTTTGCCTTAAGAATTTATTTGGGAATA CTGCTTACCAGCTTGACGAATGATGACCCTGAAATATTCTTATTGCAATTAACAAAACAG CGGTATGAGTGGTTGGTACTGAGTGGCAACATCCATGTCAATCGGATTGTATTGTCTCAGCTAAGGATGTTGTGCAATTCTGAAGACACAGACTCTTATAAG CATGAGGACAGAGACAAGTTGGTGAAGAAGTTTAAAGAGAATGTAGCAAGAATTGCTCCTTTATTTAATGAATTGTCAAAACA TGGCACCTGTGAACTACTAATTGGGAACTACATTGAACACTTGGTACACACAGTGCTGGGAATTGACTATGTGTTTGCCTACCTGTCCAACTGTTACAGTACATTGTGA
- the LOC136250195 gene encoding small ribosomal subunit protein uS5, with amino-acid sequence MADTVPAGGESFRGGFGRGGRGRGGRGRGRGMRGRGRGKPEDKEWIPVTKLGRLVKDGKIKKLEDIYLFSLPIKEQEIIDHFLGSALKDEVLKIMPVQKQTRAGQRTRFKAFVAMGDYNGHVGLGVKCSKEVATAIRGAITLAKLSVIPVRLGYWGNKLGQPHTVPCKVTGKCGSVLVRLIPAPRGTGIVSAPVPKKLLQMAGVDDCYTCARGQTATLGNFAKATFAAIGETFKYLTPDMWPETKLTKPPYQEFTDYLAKAHSKPQAINKPPEA; translated from the exons ATGGCGGACACAGTACCAGCCGGTGGTGAAAGTTTTCGTGGAGGATTTGGAAGAGGGGGCAGAGGGCGTGGCGGCAGGGGACGTGGGCGTGGTATGAGAGGTCGTGGTAGGGGAAAACCAGAAGATAAGGAATGGATACCAGTCACCAAACTGGGTCGTCTGGTGAAGGATGGGAAGATCAAGAAACTGGAAGATATTTATCTCTTCTCACTGCCAATTAAG GAGCAAGAAATCATTGATCATTTTCTGGGGAGTGCTCTGAAGGACGAAGTATTAAAGATCATGCCTGTACAGAAGCAGACGAGAGCCGGTCAGCGTACCAGGTTCAAGGCGTTTGTTGCCATGGGTGACTACAATGGACATGTGGGATTGGGGGTGAAGTGTTCCAAAGAAGTGGCCACAGCCATCAGAGGAGCTATCACTTTGGCTAAACTGTCGGTGATCCCTGTCCGGCTAGGTTACTGGGGTAACAAGTTAGGTCAACCTCACACTGTTCCCTGCAAG GTAACTGGAAAGTGTGGTTCTGTACTGGTGAGGCTGATCCCAGCACCCCGTGGAACTGGTATTGTGTCTGCTCCAGTTCCCAAGAAGCTACTTCAGATGGCTGGAGTTGATGATTGCTACACTTGTGCCAGGGGACAAACAGCAACCCTAGGGAATTTTG CCAAGGCAACATTTGCAGCTATTGGGGAGACCTTCAAGTACCTGACCCCAGATATGTGGCCAGAGACAAAACTCACCAAGCCACCATACCAGGAGTTTACTGATTACTTGGCTAAGGCCCACTCCAAGCCACAAGCCATCAACAAGCCACCAGAGGCTTGA
- the LOC136250197 gene encoding uncharacterized protein yields MTVGTGRKKRSPGSPQITLYRSTASSTACIFYLLVLFSTIQSGDGQYMIINRDSITHVSSDQSKILPYSVATEFPVMCDHQYTNCHPLLQHGSQVVIPRCGPVKHFLFNNNTLEESGVLNIENCIAFFPTGKPLETGAVCIQNTTEEILVALYKIQYHEYDQKNPRVVLEVRGNHIELDSPILITNDTDGKPVVLYITYHKGWEENCMVMLQWNSDNPTFIPLPPTCQTGPYEIKLLGQYNALIKCSSGKLVLFNGDDLILTELTTFDDISMVESCVGKTSFVAVQDTNILLNNTKSIMQIPLFSIKFRSNTLQQISSIACHFNGNMTILYFTTTWNGYIYYLSVPLEDIAQSSTAVEATEIRPAEQFTPFQTVLSSVAGSSWVSILHNEDSDKRKLVLTDMRTGKTSSYPANGLVYVISFSNDLYGSSTLDKQVSVTPSYAESDDTKKWPMPVGITAAILATIVGICLSILVYWNCKRPTRSRGYRTLPYNGDAFPCDPSARNDDLQMGSIAKSESSQSVAPLTTLVESEIGNDESSQPPINRDGLNNTDQTNISSSNCDDPLNAQLISNAETDVHNLPSTDNAQSPVQTTDTSTLNNAIPTIPTPANALHSSINLFGSSQIFEPAAEESTAGTPQHTEAVVGSRLLLTSANTNAMPVNNPPSLQDGDDGNISETDS; encoded by the exons ATGACTGTTGGTACAGGTCGGAAAAAACGCTCGCCAGGGTCGCCACAGATTACTTTGTACAGGTCTACGGCCTCGTCTACGGCTTGTATATTTT ATCTTCTTGTGTTATTTTCCACAATACAATCTGGTGATGGCCAATACATGATTATAAATCGGGACAGTATAACACATGTTTCCTCTGATCAAAGTAAAATATTGCCTTATTCTGTGGCCACAGAATTTCCTGTTATGTGCGACCACCAATATACTAATTGCCATCCATTACTACAACATGGTAGCCAGGTTGTGATACCAAGGTGTGGTCCAGTCAAACACTTTCTTTTTAATAACAATACACTTGAGGAGTCTGGTGTGCTTAATATAGAAAACTGTATTGCATTCTTTCCAACTGGGAAGCCCTTAGAAACTGGTGCTGTGTGTATACAGAATACAACAGAAGAAATATTAGTGGCTCTCTACAAAATTCAGTATCATGAGTATGATCAAAAAAATCCTCGAGTAGTTTTGGAAGTTAGAGGAAATCACATTGAACTTGATAGCCCTATATTGATCACTAATGATACTGATGGGAAACCAGTTGTTCTCTACATTACCTATCACAAGGGTTGGGAAGAGAACTGCATGGTCATGTTACAATGGAATTCAGATAATCCTACATTCATACCATTGCCTCCGACATGTCAAACAGGTCCATATGAAATAAAGTTGCTAGGTCAGTATAATGCCTTGATAAAATGCTCGAGTGGAAAGCTGGTGCTTTTTAACGGAGATGATTTAATCTTGACTGAGTTGACTACTTTTGATGACATTTCAATGGTTGAGTCATGTGTTGGTAAAACTTCTTTTGTAGCAGTTCAAGATACAAACATCTTATTGAACAACACCAAGTCAATAATGCAAATTCCACTATTTTCAATCAAGTTTCGTTCAAATACGCTTCAACAAATATCTTCCATTGCATGTCACTTTAATGGCAATATGACTATTCTTTATTTCACTACAACTTGGAATGGGTATATCTATTACCTGTCGGTTCCTCTGGAAGATATTGCTCAATCCAGTACAGCAGTGGAGGCTACTGAAATAAGACCAGCCGAGCAATTTACTCCCTTTCAAACTGTGCTCTCAAGTGTTGCAGGGTCATCCTGGGTTAGTATATTACACAACGAAGATAGCGATAAGCGAAAACTGGTTCTTACTGATATGCGTACAGGTAAAACAAGTTCTTATCCTGCAAATGGCTTAGTATATGTGATTTCATTTTCAAATGATTTATATGGATCAAGCACACTTGACAAACAGGTTTCTGTTACACCATCATATGCTGAGAGTGATGACACTAAGAAATGGCCAATGCCAGTTGGAATAACAGCTGCAATACTTGCTACCATAGTGGGAATTTGTTTGAGTATACTTGTGTACTGGAATTGTAAGAGGCCAACACGATCCCGTGGGTATAGAACTCTGCCGTACAATGGTGATGCATTCCCATGTGATCCATCTGCACGGAATGACGACCTTCAGATGGGGAGCATTGCTAAATCTGAATCTAGCCAATCTGTTGCTCCACTGACAACCCTTGTTGAAAGTGAAATAGGTAATGATGAGTCTAGCCAGCCACCTATAAATCGCGATGGTCTGAATAATACTGACCAAACTAATATATCTAGTTCAAATTGTGATGATCCACTTAATGCCCAGTTGATAAGCAATGCTGAAACTGATGTTCATAATCTACCTAGTACTGACAATGCTCAATCCCCTGTCCAAACTACAGATACCTCTACATTGAATAATGCAATACCAACCATTCCAACACCTGCCAATGCTCTACATAGTAGCATCAACTTATTTGGCTCTTCTCAAATTTTTGAACCAGCTGCAGAGGAATCAACTGCAGGTACTCCACAACATACAGAAGCAGTAGTTGGTTCTCGCCTCCTTCTTACATCAGCTAACACTAATGCTATGCCTGTGAACAATCCACCTTCACTTCAGGATGGTGATGATGGCAACATCAGTGAAACAGACAGTTAA